A stretch of Lysobacter sp. K5869 DNA encodes these proteins:
- the ppa gene encoding inorganic diphosphatase, with translation MGLDLVPTGKNPPHEINVIIEIPKDAEPVKYEVDKASGAIFVDRILSTPMRYPCNYGYVPHTVCGDGDPADVLVVLPLPLIPGSVIRCRPVGVLRMSDEAGSDEKLLAVPVDKVFAGYSHINDIAQVSPHWLERIGHFFEHYKDLEKGKWVKLDGWGGADEAKQILVEAIERYAAEEDKPKF, from the coding sequence ATGGGTCTGGACCTCGTTCCCACCGGCAAGAACCCGCCGCACGAGATCAACGTCATCATCGAAATCCCGAAGGATGCCGAGCCGGTCAAGTACGAGGTCGACAAGGCCTCCGGCGCGATCTTCGTCGACCGCATCCTCTCGACCCCGATGCGTTATCCGTGCAACTACGGTTACGTCCCGCACACCGTCTGCGGCGACGGCGACCCGGCCGACGTGCTGGTCGTGCTGCCGCTGCCGCTGATCCCGGGCTCGGTGATCCGCTGCCGTCCGGTCGGCGTGCTGCGCATGAGCGACGAAGCCGGCAGCGACGAGAAGCTGCTGGCGGTGCCGGTCGACAAAGTGTTCGCCGGCTACTCGCACATCAACGACATCGCCCAGGTCAGCCCGCATTGGCTGGAGCGCATCGGCCACTTCTTCGAGCACTACAAGGACTTGGAGAAGGGCAAGTGGGTCAAGCTCGACGGTTGGGGCGGAGCCGACGAGGCCAAGCAGATCCTGGTCGAGGCGATCGAGCGTTACGCGGCCGAGGAAGACAAGCCGAAGTTCTGA
- a CDS encoding M91 family zinc metallopeptidase gives MSVSLDATRSAPPPQADAYWNDPAASDPSRQVTPEPMSLLAAPAPAAQVAADGTVEIDGGATNPQQRTQGSTPDGKPVQIDPLHQGGEVSIARERTLADAGGGRQYVSADQVVLTTGGKNDDVRVTQRDDGTLDIGVNGEQYALRLTENQELTLRSGDGNDVVTVAPNVKVNIVVDAGAGDDTVTTGAGNDRVDGGLGNDRIATGEGRDDVFGNSGDDALDAGGGDDVVYGGDGADRLLGGDGVDFLEGGRGNDELDGGAGHDMLSGGLDDDTLRGGQGDDAVYTGAGKDTVDNQSGADTVYAQSAIDLINAAGGARNTVVNVEIGVAKGVTIEGSDAFKQRVGAEIDFLRSSPNGQRMLAEFDKAAARGNTVTIKELANEQNGYAQTFSNDADLVNGKPGQGGDVQISYNPSFHMAEFPAPAVVLYHEMSHAYNGVNGTFQQGTYRGTGPDNGQVPNAERQAVGLETSAPAYDFDGDPGTPKTTANPDHLTENGLRGELGLPDRPSYSL, from the coding sequence ATGTCCGTATCGCTCGACGCCACCCGCTCCGCGCCGCCGCCGCAGGCCGATGCTTATTGGAACGACCCGGCCGCCTCCGACCCGAGCCGGCAGGTGACGCCCGAGCCGATGTCGCTGCTGGCCGCGCCCGCGCCGGCCGCGCAGGTCGCCGCAGACGGCACCGTCGAGATCGACGGCGGCGCGACCAACCCGCAGCAGCGCACCCAGGGCAGCACGCCCGACGGCAAGCCGGTGCAGATCGATCCGCTGCATCAGGGCGGCGAAGTGTCGATCGCGCGCGAACGCACGCTTGCCGACGCCGGCGGCGGCCGCCAGTACGTCAGCGCCGATCAAGTGGTGCTGACCACCGGCGGCAAGAACGACGACGTGCGCGTGACCCAGCGCGACGACGGCACCCTCGACATCGGCGTCAACGGCGAGCAGTACGCGCTGCGCCTGACCGAGAATCAGGAACTGACCCTGCGCAGCGGCGACGGCAACGACGTCGTCACCGTCGCGCCCAACGTCAAGGTCAATATCGTGGTCGATGCCGGCGCCGGAGACGATACGGTGACGACCGGCGCCGGCAACGACCGCGTCGACGGCGGCCTCGGCAACGATCGCATCGCCACCGGCGAAGGCCGCGACGATGTGTTCGGCAACAGCGGCGACGACGCGCTCGATGCCGGCGGCGGCGACGATGTCGTCTACGGCGGCGACGGCGCCGACCGTCTGCTCGGCGGCGACGGCGTCGATTTCCTCGAAGGCGGCCGCGGCAACGACGAACTCGACGGCGGCGCCGGCCACGACATGCTCTCCGGCGGCCTCGACGACGACACCCTGCGCGGCGGCCAAGGCGACGACGCGGTCTACACCGGCGCCGGCAAGGACACGGTCGACAACCAGTCCGGCGCCGACACCGTGTACGCGCAAAGCGCGATCGATCTGATCAACGCCGCCGGCGGCGCGCGCAACACCGTGGTCAACGTCGAGATCGGCGTGGCCAAGGGCGTGACCATCGAAGGCTCCGACGCGTTCAAGCAGCGCGTCGGCGCCGAGATCGATTTCCTGCGCAGCTCGCCGAACGGCCAGCGCATGCTCGCCGAATTCGACAAGGCCGCCGCGCGCGGCAACACCGTCACGATCAAGGAACTGGCCAACGAGCAAAACGGCTACGCCCAAACCTTCAGCAACGACGCCGACCTCGTCAACGGCAAGCCGGGCCAGGGCGGCGACGTGCAGATCAGCTACAACCCGTCGTTCCACATGGCCGAATTCCCGGCGCCGGCGGTGGTGCTGTACCACGAGATGTCGCACGCCTATAACGGCGTCAACGGCACCTTCCAGCAGGGCACCTACCGCGGCACCGGCCCGGACAACGGGCAGGTGCCCAATGCCGAACGTCAGGCGGTGGGGCTGGAGACCAGCGCGCCGGCCTACGATTTCGACGGCGATCCGGGCACGCCCAAGACCACGGCCAATCCCGATCATCTGACCGAAAACGGTCTGCGCGGCGAACTCGGCTTGCCGGATCGGCCGAGCTACAGCCTGTAA
- a CDS encoding discoidin domain-containing protein translates to MKRVAAAALMMFALSASASENFSLHRPVTGSPICKPGEEAIKAVDGRLSSKTEHKFCTLEKPAWLQVDLQARRQVREFVVKHAGAGGEAAAMNTRAYALSLSEDGKRWRRVVSVRDNRDSVRTHAIAPTWARYVRLDVSEPAQDPADPATRIYELEVR, encoded by the coding sequence ATGAAGCGTGTGGCAGCGGCGGCATTGATGATGTTCGCGTTGAGCGCATCGGCCTCGGAAAACTTCTCCTTGCATCGGCCGGTCACCGGTTCGCCGATCTGCAAGCCGGGCGAAGAAGCGATCAAGGCGGTGGACGGACGCTTGAGCAGCAAGACCGAACACAAGTTCTGCACGCTGGAAAAACCCGCGTGGCTGCAGGTCGATCTGCAAGCGCGCCGGCAGGTGCGCGAGTTCGTGGTCAAGCACGCCGGCGCGGGCGGCGAAGCGGCGGCGATGAACACCCGCGCTTACGCTTTGTCGTTGTCCGAGGACGGCAAGCGCTGGCGGCGGGTCGTGTCCGTGCGCGACAACCGCGACAGCGTGCGCACCCACGCCATCGCGCCGACCTGGGCGCGTTACGTGCGGCTGGACGTGAGCGAGCCCGCGCAGGATCCGGCCGATCCCGCCACGCGCATCTACGAATTGGAAGTGCGCTGA
- a CDS encoding sterol desaturase family protein — MDLGSQALHELVGFFGLGALLELLARDGYRGLLSGEGAKALLFPVIPALLVYELLRTVARRRFKLEDYKVPFLTMLANRLIGAVLSFGMVALCIALLQPLALFQVEVSGWGLIYGYVVWEFAHFVYHYLAHKVRLLWCLHSTHHAPTAMNLSVNYAHLFLEAPYADIVRTSICILAGVSPPLLLLIMLIDGFWGQFIHLGEHALKDGRLGRLHRWILTPAHHRVHHARNPLYMDTNFCNLLNIWDRAFGTYQPQREDIRIEYGITRPMKPGSFLDAYLGEFSALLRDVIAAPGLRNKLLYLLMPPGWSHDGRYKTAVESKREWLAQRQEAV; from the coding sequence ATGGACCTAGGGTCGCAGGCCTTGCACGAGCTGGTGGGTTTCTTCGGCCTGGGCGCCTTGCTGGAGCTGCTGGCTCGCGACGGCTACCGCGGCCTGCTCAGCGGCGAGGGCGCCAAGGCGCTGCTGTTCCCGGTGATCCCGGCGTTGCTGGTCTACGAGCTGCTGCGCACGGTGGCCCGGCGCCGGTTCAAGCTCGAGGACTACAAGGTTCCGTTCCTGACCATGCTCGCCAACCGCCTGATCGGCGCGGTGCTGAGCTTCGGCATGGTGGCGCTGTGCATCGCGCTGTTGCAGCCGCTGGCGCTATTCCAGGTCGAAGTGAGCGGGTGGGGGCTGATCTACGGTTACGTAGTCTGGGAGTTCGCCCACTTCGTCTACCACTACCTCGCCCACAAGGTGCGGCTGCTGTGGTGCCTGCATTCGACCCACCACGCCCCGACCGCGATGAACCTGTCGGTGAACTACGCGCACCTGTTCCTGGAAGCGCCGTACGCCGACATCGTGCGCACCAGCATTTGCATCCTCGCCGGCGTCAGCCCGCCGCTGTTGCTGCTGATCATGCTGATCGACGGGTTCTGGGGGCAGTTCATCCATCTGGGCGAACACGCGCTCAAGGACGGACGCTTGGGGCGGCTGCATCGCTGGATCCTTACGCCCGCGCACCATCGCGTGCACCACGCGCGCAACCCACTGTATATGGACACCAACTTCTGCAATCTGCTCAACATCTGGGACCGCGCGTTCGGCACCTACCAGCCGCAGCGCGAGGACATCCGCATCGAATACGGCATCACCCGGCCGATGAAACCCGGCAGTTTTCTCGATGCCTATCTCGGCGAGTTCAGCGCGCTGCTGCGCGACGTGATCGCCGCGCCGGGCCTGCGCAACAAGCTGCTGTACCTGCTGATGCCGCCGGGTTGGAGCCACGACGGCCGCTACAAAACCGCGGTGGAAAGCAAACGCGAATGGTTGGCGCAACGGCAGGAGGCGGTATGA
- a CDS encoding TonB-dependent receptor: MSALVPAIAGAQEADASKNPTTLDRIEVTGSRIRQANLETSQPVVTMSRAEIQKQGFTSVADIVQNITATGSPAISRADALASGEDVGGQYVDLRNLGPQRTLVLIDGKRMGISSSGYSDLASIPSSIVERIEVLTDGASALYGSDAIAGVVNIITRKRFDGLEGSAYLGQYGQGDGNKEVYNFVIGQTGERGSITLGAEYSKEDPVFARDRDFTRYPNGRAHPYPDLGGANGGVRSNGWSAINQWGTLFDADGNAWTANRGTTDTSKLSNFHPTDGLADQANANEQMYLSTGLERRSVFANAEFDITDNLRAKADILYTDREATQQIAGYPFRSTGFSDRYPGDLTLKAGSAFNPLGIDADFYRRGWEVPRQTKSELTTYRFSGGLEGSFEFAGKTWDWDAGYLYNQNKGTKTGTGNLFLPNAEKALGPSFIDANGVARCGTAANPIDGCLAWNPLLGPDVTGPGSLNNKDLQKFLYLPTHDTSVTKTQVYSLNVSGSLATLPAGDLGLAMGYEHRKESAHYSPDALLQSGLSTDLAGSETQGGYSLDEFYVELAVPVLSDVTFAKELSFNIAGRYSDYNTFGDTTNGKFSLKWKPFDDLLIRGTYATGFRAPTVADLYGGVGESFDNYTDPCDTLFGSAVRNPQVATRCAANVPANFRQVASGGKPATGPNAQSDSAFLSGSNPLLTPETSKSTSIGFVYSPSWFGGFDIGLDWWKIKIEDVIAAETVTSILNNCYVLGINSACNRFVRDTDGQVVGVTRNLINAGYQETAGYDLNLSYRLADTRFGNFSFNWKTTYVDYLEYKRDNESTTPVEQRTGWVADGLSNFRVRSNFNADWSWGDFGASWGIRYYGGLKEECAYDLNGGAECNNPNYRSSYKGAVPVREVGSNTFHDVQVRYNTPWNATVALGANNVFDHTGQTMFSQPNGSFSYNGSFDIGRFVYMKYTQRF, translated from the coding sequence GTGTCCGCTCTGGTCCCGGCGATCGCCGGCGCCCAGGAAGCCGATGCCTCCAAGAACCCGACCACTCTCGATCGCATCGAGGTGACGGGCTCGCGCATCCGCCAGGCCAACCTGGAGACGTCGCAGCCCGTCGTCACCATGTCGCGCGCCGAAATCCAGAAGCAGGGTTTCACCTCCGTCGCCGACATCGTCCAGAACATCACCGCCACCGGTTCGCCGGCGATCTCGCGCGCCGACGCGCTCGCTTCGGGCGAAGACGTGGGCGGCCAGTACGTCGACCTGCGCAACCTCGGTCCGCAGCGCACCCTGGTGCTGATCGACGGCAAGCGCATGGGCATCAGCTCCAGCGGCTATTCCGACTTGGCTTCGATCCCGAGCTCGATCGTCGAGCGCATCGAAGTGCTGACCGACGGCGCCTCCGCGCTGTACGGCTCCGACGCCATCGCCGGCGTGGTGAACATCATCACCCGCAAGCGTTTCGACGGTCTGGAAGGCAGCGCCTACCTCGGCCAGTACGGCCAGGGCGACGGCAACAAGGAGGTCTACAACTTCGTCATCGGCCAGACCGGTGAGCGCGGTTCGATCACCTTGGGCGCCGAGTACAGCAAGGAAGATCCGGTCTTCGCTCGCGACCGCGACTTCACCCGCTACCCGAACGGCCGCGCCCATCCGTACCCGGATCTGGGCGGCGCCAACGGCGGCGTGCGCAGCAACGGCTGGAGCGCGATCAACCAGTGGGGCACGCTGTTCGACGCCGACGGCAACGCGTGGACCGCCAACCGCGGCACCACCGACACCTCCAAGCTGTCGAACTTCCACCCGACCGACGGTCTGGCCGATCAGGCCAACGCCAACGAGCAGATGTATCTCTCGACCGGTCTGGAGCGTCGTTCGGTGTTCGCCAACGCCGAGTTCGACATCACCGACAATCTGCGCGCCAAGGCCGACATCCTGTACACGGATCGCGAAGCCACCCAGCAGATCGCCGGCTACCCGTTCCGTTCGACCGGCTTCAGCGATCGCTACCCCGGCGATCTGACCCTGAAGGCCGGCAGCGCGTTCAATCCGCTCGGCATCGACGCCGACTTCTACCGCCGTGGCTGGGAAGTGCCGCGTCAGACCAAGTCCGAGCTGACCACCTACCGCTTCAGCGGCGGCCTGGAAGGTTCGTTCGAGTTCGCCGGTAAGACCTGGGATTGGGACGCGGGCTACCTGTACAACCAGAACAAGGGCACCAAGACCGGCACCGGCAATCTGTTCCTGCCGAACGCCGAGAAGGCCCTGGGCCCGTCGTTCATCGACGCCAACGGCGTGGCGCGTTGCGGCACCGCCGCCAACCCGATCGACGGCTGCCTGGCGTGGAACCCGCTGCTGGGTCCGGACGTGACCGGCCCGGGTTCGCTGAACAACAAGGATCTGCAGAAGTTCCTGTACCTGCCGACCCACGACACCTCGGTCACCAAGACCCAGGTCTACAGCTTGAACGTCAGCGGCTCGCTGGCGACCCTGCCGGCCGGCGACCTCGGCCTGGCGATGGGTTACGAGCACCGCAAGGAATCGGCGCACTACTCGCCCGACGCCCTGCTGCAGTCGGGCCTGAGCACCGATCTGGCCGGTAGCGAAACCCAGGGCGGCTACTCGCTCGACGAGTTCTACGTCGAACTGGCCGTGCCGGTGCTGTCGGATGTGACCTTCGCGAAGGAACTGTCGTTCAACATCGCGGGCCGTTACTCCGACTACAACACCTTCGGCGACACCACCAACGGCAAGTTCAGCCTGAAGTGGAAGCCGTTCGACGACCTGCTGATCCGCGGCACCTACGCGACGGGCTTCCGCGCCCCGACCGTGGCCGACCTGTACGGCGGCGTCGGCGAGAGCTTCGACAACTACACCGACCCGTGCGACACCCTGTTCGGTTCGGCCGTGCGCAACCCGCAGGTCGCCACGCGCTGCGCCGCGAACGTCCCGGCGAACTTCCGCCAGGTCGCCTCGGGCGGCAAGCCGGCCACCGGCCCGAACGCTCAGTCCGATAGCGCGTTCCTGTCGGGTTCCAACCCGCTGCTGACCCCGGAAACCTCGAAGTCGACCTCGATCGGTTTCGTGTACAGCCCGAGCTGGTTCGGCGGTTTCGACATCGGTCTGGACTGGTGGAAGATCAAGATCGAAGACGTGATCGCGGCTGAGACCGTCACCTCGATCCTGAACAACTGCTACGTGCTCGGCATCAACTCGGCGTGCAACCGCTTCGTGCGCGACACCGACGGCCAGGTCGTGGGCGTGACCCGCAACCTGATCAACGCCGGCTACCAGGAGACCGCGGGTTACGACCTGAACCTCTCCTACCGCCTGGCCGACACCCGCTTCGGCAACTTCTCGTTCAACTGGAAGACGACCTACGTCGACTACCTGGAATACAAGCGCGACAACGAGAGCACCACGCCGGTCGAACAGCGCACCGGTTGGGTCGCCGACGGCCTGAGCAACTTCCGCGTGCGTTCGAACTTCAACGCCGACTGGAGCTGGGGCGACTTCGGCGCGAGCTGGGGCATCCGTTACTACGGCGGCCTGAAGGAAGAGTGCGCGTACGATCTGAACGGCGGCGCGGAATGCAACAACCCGAACTACCGTTCCTCGTACAAGGGCGCGGTGCCGGTGCGCGAAGTGGGCAGCAACACCTTCCACGACGTGCAGGTCCGTTACAACACTCCGTGGAACGCCACCGTGGCGCTCGGCGCGAACAACGTGTTCGACCACACCGGCCAGACCATGTTCAGCCAGCCGAACGGCAGCTTCAGCTACAACGGCAGCTTCGACATCGGTCGCTTCGTGTACATGAAGTACACCCAGCGCTTCTGA